In Miscanthus floridulus cultivar M001 chromosome 8, ASM1932011v1, whole genome shotgun sequence, the sequence ataaatttataaaaacaaaattaataaaaaaaaccaaaccctagatctagatccacatgcacatgaaacatctataaaactaactaattgttcactaaaatcaagaaacatggaccaaataagggtatgatcttgttcccctccctaatttaccctagtacatttaaaacttgggtctaatttgcttcataagtagctcaagcaccatagaagagagagaaaaacaaaactctaattactcactaaccaaccattaaaactttaaaaaaaagtgtggaataacattttcttaccttatacaacctctccatcaaaggatttaagactaaaaccttccccccttagtagagtaatATTTGGGAGGTGTCCAAGACCTCctcacctttctttcatgggttggagtgagtgacccgagaagaaagaaggtgctgcagctatTTTATatatgggtcatttgtaggggcggctggtgattgagccgcccctacaaatcggagttatatatacgggggcatttataggggcggctcaatcaccagccgctcctacaaatagcaactccagaGACGgcgggtgattgagccgcccctacaaatcagaccccatttgtaggggcggctcgtatcaccagcctcccctgctgtttcatttgtaggggcggctggtgtctgggcaccgaGCACGCCgctaggggcggctccatcaacagccgcctctacaaaaaaattcgaaccattgctaaaaatcattttttacgtagtgtttGTTGCAGCTCTTACCACCACTAGATTGAGTTGCTCGGGCTCAACGTATCCGATATCGTCCTGGTTGCTATTACTGTTGTCTGTTACAAAAGGCAGCATATATGCATATCCATGAGGAAGAGGTGGACTTAAAATATGGTGTAACCGTGTAAAGCTGACATTATTGTTGAGTGGAATCTAGTCAGCTCCTTTTAAAATCAAGCATATCTCAATCAACTATGGGACTATGGACTCTGGTTTGGGAATATCCTTGGAGACCTCGACTTCGAATCAGATCGCATGGTAAACGCACAGCGATACATAGATTCGTAGTACTAGTTTGGGCTGTACATAGGCGTAAGAGTGAAATGCAGCCATATATGAAGTTATCTGCATGTGTCGTCAAGGTCTCTAAAGTCTCAAAATGCATTTCTAGATCCTAAAGTTAGTTCGGGTCTCATCCAAGTctaaactttatattatttttttgaccaGTTCAATGACCATGAATGACAAATTTCATAACTATGaatttgtagatctcatcgagcactataatttttatatataaagtaTATTTATCCGTCACCATACATGagatatatgatttttctaagacaacATGCTCTAGTACAAGATTAATATGCtgctaaaattatatatatatatatattttaaaacATACCAGATTAATTTTCATATACAAGATTAATATGCTGCTAAAATTTTCATATACAAAGAATGGACTTGAACAGGCAACGTGAAGATCaagtgatcaacacctcaagcaaggacATGGAGCTTTTAAACTTAGTTTCGAATTAAAACTTAACTTTGGATGTCCTTTGTTAAGAAACTTCGGATTTCACCTAAACATGTATACTGATAAATTACACTATAAAAGCTATTTTCTGAACCATGAATTTAGATAAGTTTTTTTCTAGATTTTTAGTTCCTTTGAAGGCTAAATAGGTTAACTTAAGAATCAAATACAATATTACGAGGAGAATTTTAAGTAAAAACCTACAAGTGGTATGATGTGAGATACAAAGTAAAATGAGTCGTGGTTATGTTCTAGCGTCTACTTAAAAATTTTGTATAATTTTAAAGATACATAAGTACTTTTAATTTGTGACGTACTCCCACTGATTGCCTTCAGGGGTGAAGCCAACTCTAAATTCACGGCGGTGCACAACAAAGGAGACATATATTAATCTGGTAGCAATACATAGTGAAAATTTATCTAGTAAGTGGTAATTTTTTTCTTACCCAGATGCATGGGCACAAGGCAAGATCAACGTGGCTTCGCCCCTGATCGCCTTGTTATTCCAATAACATCTAACTTCTTAATTGCAAGCTATCCACATGGCCACGTCATCTCTAAATTTCATTCCAAATTCTTCATGATTTTCGTAGCATTCCATGGGATATCTTCTCATTAAAATTAATTTTAGTCGATTGATTTAGGAATTGTGTAGAGATCATATCCTATCCGATGAAAATTGTAGAAGTGAAGACATTCAGAAGCTCACCCTGCCTTTCTCCGGCGAAGATGGACGGAGGTGCCGCTAGAGGCGGCGGCGCATCGAGGGCCAGATCGTAGTAAGGGTATATCTCCATGCGCAGGTAGCAGTTGTAGCCGAGCACCACCCCGCCCTGGTTACCGTAGCAGAAGCGTGACAGCTGCCTTATCGAGTCCTGCAAGCACCGGTCGCACTCCGCTGCCGTCCTGTCCCTCATGCACTGCAATGGCTCGTACATGGTGCCGTTACGGGCAGCGCTGTCATACACGGCCTCTCCTGTCGCGAACATCAGCCCGGAGCCGTTGACGACGCGCGCTGTGAGTCTACTCATGAGCGCGTTGTAGGTTTCCTCGAAGGCGTCCTTGTCGGAGACCTCCCCGGTGTTGTGGTCCACCCACCGGAACGCATCCTCGTCGCTGGTCGACGTGTTGGTGTCGGCGTAGCTGATGAAGGACATCATCGGCGCCGGATATGTCACCGTGGAGCCGTCGTCGTACCAGATGGCGTTGCGGCGGCTGCTGTTGCAGCCGCTCCTCTGGAGTCTGGATGCCCAGCGCGGCGCTCCGGAGGTACCTGGAGCAGTCGGGCGGCGCGGTGTCGCCGCGGTAGATGCCTCGGACGAAGGCGCGGTCGGTGCCGTTGCCGCTGGCGAGGGAAGCGAAGCCTGTGGGCGCCGCGGCCGACGGGAGCACGTCCAGTAGCGCGACGACGTTGGACCAGAACGTGCTGTTGaaagaggaggacgacgacggcgagggagctggagctggagctgctGGAGAAGGCACCATCGACGATTTGCACTGCACCAACGTCCAATTGCTGTCCATGGATGTTACGACGGTGCAGAGGCTCGCCACTATGGCAAAGAGGATCATCAGGCACTGGCTATGGCGGTGGACGACGGATCTAGACGACGGCATTGGTTGTACTCTGAGCTAGGACGACCAAGTAGCTAGCTATCTGCCTGTGTAGCAATGCAAGTTAACAACAGGGACGAGAGGTGGTTATGGCGAGACGAATGTGTACTATGAGCCTCGCTCTCATCGCATCTCCACTAGGAGTCTTGGATGCATGATTGCTGTGGGGGCGCCGGGCGGTAGTGGAAACTGTACCGGCATTTGGCAAAGACTTGACCGACGTGATAGCACAGCAAGCTACTGCACAGAAACGTAAATGCAATTAAAAGAAGTATGCATATGCATAGAACTAGGCACGGGACACGCGACACTCACAATACCATAGTTTTCATGAACATTAATTATAATACCACCTAAGCATTTTATTGATGTGGCAAAATAATTATTGAAGAAAGAGAAAATTAAAGAAAACCGTTTCTAAACAAGAAACCACGTCTTCACTCGAATCAATAACGAAGAAACTGCACGATCCTGCATTGGGAAGAAGAGACCTAGTTTCCACTCTTCTTCCCTGGACCCGGTGCGCTCGCCTCCCAACTCCCAGCGCAGCAGCTCCTCCTTGGCGGCTATGAGCTCCTGTCGTGCTGACGCTACCACCCCATCACGCTGCAGGACCGTGCCGCCACTACCGTCTTCAGCCACTAATCTTTTCTTCAGGCTCTAACTTCGTAGGGACGGCTGACTGGGCACTCCTTAGAAACCTAACCAAGCTCCACCTTCTGTTACCCATTcagattttttttccaaaatttgaatgtaaagcaagcataagcacatgtcgtactcagcaatatAGCATGTGGGGTGTATGAgagctcaaaaggctagacatggtTGAACTACGGTAAGTATTTTTAGTAGACCAAGTTTTAAAGTTAAAACCtgagttgctaagttatgcttaagctccaatTCCCACATGATCATAAGCAAAGGCAATATTATAATAATGATTAATCATGAGCAACAACATcatagagtaataataataaccaACTATTCTGTAAGTTTCTTAAGCCACTCGtaactgtgagcacggctgatatgtTAGTTTTAATAACACTCTGTAGAGGTCGTATAATATTTCCCATGAGTCGTGATTTCCATAtgtgaggtgatcagcctctttatccacttccaaggtgagtatgCATGGTTTCACTACGAGCTTTTCCAAAGTTCCCTCTAACAAGTTAATTAGTAGTGTATGTTTAAAGTACATACTTGATCGACGACTATAGTAGAATGCATTAAGTATTTGTGTTTGTGGATACATGTATGTAAATATAATTATATATGATGTATATTTGTTATGCTGTTATAATTTGGCTATGATGTCTATTTATATTTGAACGTGATCAAGTTTAATAATAATACGACGGAAAgcatttgatttttttaaatatttgTACATGTGGTTTATGGTATTTAGCCTCCTCTAGAAATCAATTAATAGAGGCGGCTTCGTTGCATAAatcactgtaacaccctaaaatttgcatttttaaaatagttaaatttgatttatttatgcaattatgtgtgcattaaaatataggaaaataatattttttatgaaattaaaatcaatcataaggatagatacatgttgatgcactcatgctgcagtattttatttaatatgttgagtggttttgatttaaactcaaaaagattcaaaaatcatttgaaaataaatttgaaaatttgatttggaaaaagaaaagaaaattctttTCCCTCCGCCTCCCTTCCTCATTTTCGGCGAACTGACCCATTTTCCCCGTCGGCCCGCTCGCCTCCCTTCCTTCCCCTTTTTCCCTTTCtcttcttgggccggcccactCGGGCAGGCAACCGCCGCGCCCTCCCCTCCTTCTCTCCCCGCTGACTGCCTAggcccgcttgtcggcgccgtcGCCCACCTCCCGCGTCTCGCGCGGTCATGGCgcaaccgccgcccgcgcccacCTCGCATCGTGGGAGCGCCTCCCCCCGCGCCCAGCCTCTATAAAGGGGAGCTCAGACCCCGTTGCCGCCTCCCTACTGCCTCCCCCGCTCCACTCTCGCACTCGCCCGAGCGCGCGGAAGTCGCAACCGCCGCACAGAGAAGCGCCGGGATCCGCCGAGCTCGGAAAccgccgtccccgagccgcctTCGTCTTCGTTTTCATCCGCGGTGAGACCCCCTTGTTCCCCTCCTTCTCCCCGTGCCTTTAATTTCGTgtttcatggcctctagggcccattTCGCGTGCACCTGGGACCTTCGCGTCGCCGGTCATGGCGACCACCCCGCTGACCACATCCTCCGGCCGCGTTCTCGGCCTgggcgaggtcgccttcatctcctctctcctccggcTCCCTCGGTTTGTCGAACCATGGCCCAAAGGCCTTGTTTCCCGCTCGCCGACGACCTCCTCGCCGCCGGCTATGGAGCCCCGCCGTGCCGGCACTGTTTCCGGCCGCCGGTTTTCTCTCTACCCCTTTCTCCTAAACCGAGCCATCCATCTTTGATCCAATGGCCTaggatggccgatacccctttgcgggccattttgctaaagagacccccaagTTTTGCCAATTCGAACCCACAGTCCTTGGCCAGTTTAAATATCCCAGATTTAATTTTATTTAAATTCGaaaatagttcattctatttacagaaatgccactgcattgttttgcttataaaatcgtcgttttagctccaaattgacccattcaaattgcgttaggttcgtagtTAAGctctctacatgttaataccactgtcaaacatgttgcaacatttaaattttgaggttagatttaattaaataaattgttataggaaaccccgtttaattcataactttcgtgttctaactccgtttttcgtgaacttcacgtctatgtgatcgtagagagacatagattctttttaagaacctttttatcttgtttttatgccctggtgtactgttctgatcccataattgtttgctttgcatgaatgcctttggaatgcttgtatgttgttttgttggtcgagttcagatggtgaggagaacgttggagaccaagagttctttgacgaccagcaggagcAGCCCGAGTTCgttgagcaaggcaagtatagcatgggatctatcttgatgtcctattcactattTATTAATTTCTTATTTGTATGTGTCTAATtatgatacccgtaaggacatcctagtgattgagtaTCCTGTTTTCTTGTCTCCTACAGGTTATATGCATATgagtagtttgctagcgctcaatctaactgtacatgatctacataatgactaatggttctatggaacgaaaaggtaaaatttgcttttaaacaactaaattatagggcgaaggagcaaatgacttttgatcatgatacttttggccctccataaggacttatctgtcggtaaaagctgggactgacagtgcaaccgtgagggtcacatggctctgactttagctcagtaatatgaccttttctagcttgttagaggttacctttatggcgcaaaaggggcttgccacgttggatataggactgcctctgttcctatgtgtatagccgcgatgaaaatgtgccataggaaagggtggttcctacatctgcctgccgaggaaacctagcggccctaacttgttagagaaacctatgaaatggcttcatagtgtaccccgcccgctcatcttggcagtgttatgggagtaattaacccgggcatatgggaaacacgactcacggtgaatgtgcacaacttTTGCAGAGTGTtataaactgttataacagccatgctcacggtcacgagcggctcggaaaactcacagaataaatggttatttattgttgttcatttatgatgttctacgatgataatatgattcaattgattctgatatctgatcatgtgggtttaattggggcttaagcatgacttgataatagttgatgataaaatcttgacttactaaaagtgctaaccgcagtaaatCAGAgtaatcctttttgagctttcataaccccatgttatcttgctaagtacgggaagtacttacgcttgtttactttcaatatttggataaaaatcccggatgggtaacagatgtcaacggACATGAGAAGTTTtcagaggacttttaggcttgtggtcaaccagttgaccgtccctgtgttggagctaccacgagagagctacctttttattttccgttgtgttgtgtaagactatgtgatggtattaatcgtgatgtaagatacaccgtgatgatattttttgtaatttgtcaacttatgtgtgtgactgatccctgaacacatatgagttttatgcattcaattttatccttaaaattgggtgtgacaatcaCCCCTGTAAATGTTTGTATAGGCGGTTATCTTAAGTTTCCCGCTAGTGTAAATGGATTTACGCAGGCGGTTCTCAAGCCGACCCCAGTGCAATGTGACCGTTGTTGTTGGCTACCCAACGTTTACTGTAGGCACGATAACTAGTACACCATAGGTGCGTCCTTTCCGGTCCTCTAGTACTAGGGAAAGGCCCTCTTAATGCTGTAATGCCCACACTGGATTCAAACTGTCTCACAACGTTCTAAACCTAGCTCACGTACCGTATTAATGGGCGAACAACCCGACCCTTGCAACCACCTGTAGCTCTAGGTGGTGAAGAGCCGACATCAAGGTACCAAACCTTCCTATCGATGTGGGCTCTTAGGGAAGATCAGCCTGTCTCACACTAGCAGTTTGTAAAACCGGCTGTAAAGATACAAAAACTACTTTCCTGTACCAATGATGATATCACTTTGATGTACATGTATTTGGCACATGACAGTCTCGCGGGTATCAATTTTACTCTGTTTTTTCTCTCCAGTCTTTAGCATGTGGTATGCTTGACCTGACCTTGAAGTGAACTTGGTACTACTTGCTTTAACATGCATGAGATTAATTATAGGCTGAACTGAGCTCAGCTTGTGGCTTGTGCTCTGGACCCTGTGCTGCACACAAATCTACCTCGGCTGAAGCTCTGAGATGGACACCTCGTTCTCCGAAACCGTGGCCGTTGAGCGCTGCTGATCGCCAATCAGCACACTGTCCGAACTCCAAGAACCGGCTGTTGGGCCACCTGAGGCAGCAGCAGTGAAGCCGGAGCTGAAGGCGAAGGCTGGCCTGGACGGGGCTCGCCTGTCATCGGAAGTGGAGGTCGGACTGCTGAGCATAAGCACCACAGCAGAGGCGTCCGGCCGATCGGACGGGTTCTCCTGGACACATAGGAGCCCGACCTCAATGCAGTTGACGACCTCAGTTTCCGGGTACCCCGACTCGGCCAGCAATGGGTCAACCACATCTGATGTCGAACCAGTTCTCCACTTGTCCCAGACCTGCACAGACCTTTGATTTCATATACGAGCATGCATGTGAAGAAATAAATGGGGCCCACATGAAaaatcattcttagcaacatcgTGTACTTACATGGCTCAGCACAGACACGGAGTCTATTTCAGAGTCATATGCGCTGTTATTCCTTCGGCCGGTCACCATCTCCAGGACTATAACACCGAAGCTGAACATGTCTGACTTGGAGGAGACATGACCCCAGTAGGCATACTCTGGGGACATGTACCCGCTGCATGCATCAACAACATGCTATCAAGATCTGCCTCTGTCCCCAAAGAGTCTCATTCTCACTTTTCGGCAAGTCAATAGTCTAaagtttaactaaatatatattaaaaaactaTTTATGAAGtataaataagtattattagatgaattatgaaatttattttcatAGCTAATCTATtagaagatataaatgttgatatttttttttctataaatagTCAAACATAAGAACTTTCGATTTATTGCAAACCTAGAATGACACTCTTTGAGAGATGGAGGTAGTAAGAATTAATCGAGCTTATTATTGCTAATTAGTATATCAATTGGCACATTGCCCAGCTTGTTGGTACTTACAGGGTTCCGACAGGTCGTCTTGTTATGTCCCTAGATTGGTCTCTGTGGAAAGCCCTGGCGATGCCAAATTCTGAAATTTTAGGGTTCATATCCGCATCAAGCAACACATTGCTCGGCTTCAGATCTCTGTGGATGACCTTCATGCGCGACTCCTCGTGAAGATAGAGAAGTCCCCGTGCAATACCGCAGATGATGACAAACCTTTTGCTCCATTCTAGTTGCTGCCGTCTTCCTGGATCTGCATGTTCACAACAAGAGACTCAATTAGATTAGAGGATGAATAAAATCCATGTGAGTTCTCTAATTTGAATTTGGACTGTTGTTTGATTTGTGTCACCGAGAAGGAAGGTATCTAAGCTTCTGTTGGGCATGTACTCGTAGATGATCAGCTTCTCATCTTGCAGGCAGACCCCCAGGAGCTCCACCAGGTTCCTGTGCTTGAGCTTGGCAGCCAACACGAGCTCGTTCTTAAGCTCGTGGAACCCCTGTGAAGAATTCTGCGAAAGCCTCTTGACAGCTATCTCTTTCCCGTCTTGTAGTGTACCCTGCACAAAGCAAAGCAACAGTTCTACCATTTTTGACAAATCACTCGCATATTTGATTGTGCCTTTTAGTTAAAATGACAACCCAACACTCTAGTACTGCACAGTACACACTGCTAATTCACGATAATAGCACGTCATGACTGAATATGCTGTAACATCTCTTTATGTGTCTATATAAAGAAAAATGTACCTTGAACACTTCTCCAAAACCTCCTTCTCCAAGTTTGTTTTCATCTGAGAAATTGTTTGTTGCAGCTCTCACCACAACTAGATTAAGCTGCTCGGACTCAAAATATTCGA encodes:
- the LOC136469000 gene encoding cysteine-rich receptor-like protein kinase 34, encoding MTAAWWYVDNHYDIDNSSSKEEDIEYFESEQLNLVVVRAATNNFSDENKLGEGGFGEVFKGTLQDGKEIAVKRLSQNSSQGFHELKNELVLAAKLKHRNLVELLGVCLQDEKLIIYEYMPNRSLDTFLLDPGRRQQLEWSKRFVIICGIARGLLYLHEESRMKVIHRDLKPSNVLLDADMNPKISEFGIARAFHRDQSRDITRRPVGTLGYMSPEYAYWGHVSSKSDMFSFGVIVLEMVTGRRNNSAYDSEIDSVSVLSHVWDKWRTGSTSDVVDPLLAESGYPETEVVNCIEVGLLCVQENPSDRPDASAVVLMLSSPTSTSDDRRAPSRPAFAFSSGFTAAASGGPTAGSWSSDSVLIGDQQRSTATVSENEVSISELQPR